The Kaistella daneshvariae genomic sequence TAAGTTTGTTTAACCAAATCAGAAAATCAATGCGTTATGGAAACAGTAACCACTTTTAAAATAGTAGCTAAAGAAAAGTATGAGGATATTTTTTCGCCGCAGTTAAAGCATTTTTTGACAGAACTTCATACCAATTTTAATGCTGAAAGAATTGCTCTTTTGGAAGCCAGAAAAATGAAACAGGTGGAGTTTGACCACCATCAGCTTCCGCACTTTTTACCGGAAACCGAAGCCATCAGAAACCGAAACTGGGTTTGCAATCCTTTGCCCGCTGATTTATTAGATAGACGAGTTGAAATTACAGGTCCTGTTGACCGGAAAATGGTCATCAATGCTTTAAATTCCGGCGCCTCAACTTTTATGGCGGATTTTGAAGACAGCAATTCGCCCACCTGGAAAAATTGCATGGAAGGTCAGCAAAATCTTTCCGACGCGATCAATGGAACCATCACTTTTGAAAATGAAAATGGTAAAAAGTATGAGCTGGGCGAAAACCTTGCAACGCTTTTGGTTAGGCCGCGCGGCCTGCATTTAACGGAAAAAAACATCGAATTTAACTTGGAAAAAGCTTCCGCTTCGCTCATTGATTTTGGAATTTTCTTTTTTAGAAATGCTAAAAAATTAATCGAAAAGGGCAGTGGACCCTATTTTTATTTGCCAAAACTGGAATATTATTTAGAAGCGCGCTGGTGGAATGAGGTTTTTAAATTTTCTCAAAATTATTTGGAAATTCCGCAGGGAACCATAAAAGCCACGGTTTTAATCGAAACGATAACAGCATCTTTTCAGCTCGATGAAATCTTATTTGAATTAAAGGAACACAGTTCCGGATTGAACTGTGGTCGCTGGGATTATATTTTTTCTTACATCAAAAAGTTCCGAAATCTCCCCGAAATTTTGGTGCCGGACCGCGATCAGGTAACGATGACTTCTCCATTTATGAGCGCTTATTCGAAAAGAGTCATACAGGTTTGTCATAAAAGAAATGTTCATGCGATGGGCGGAATGGCGGCGCAAATTCCCGTGAAAAACAATGAAGAAGAAAATGAGATCGCTTACGCGAAAGTACGTGCCGACAAAGAACGTGAAGTGAAAAATGGCCACGACGGAACCTGGGTCGCACATCCCGGCTTGGTTCCCCTTGCAAAAAAGATCTTCGATGAATTGATGCCGACACCCAATCAAATTGACAAAAAATTTGAAGATTATCAGATTTCCGAGCGAGACTTGCTGGAAATTCCAAAAGGAACAATCACCGAAAAAGGCGTTCGGAAAAATATAAATGTTGGAATTCTTTACATCGAATCCTGGCTGATGGGCGTCGGTGCCGCAGCTTTATACAATTTAATGGAAGATGCCGCGACGGCGGAAATTTCCCGCACTCAAATTTGGCAATGGCTGAAAAATAAAGCGCAGCTGGAAGACGGACGAACTTTAACCCGCGACCTGGTTTTGAGCTGGCAGGAAGAAGAATTGGTAAAAATTAAAAATTACGTGGGCGAAGAACGCTTTAAAAATGGAAAATTCCCTTTAGCAACCGAGCTTTTCAATGACTTGATTTTTAATGAAGACTTTGAAGAATTTCTGACGTTTAAAGCGTACGAATATCTGGAGTGAAGTTTTTTAAACCGCAAAATATAAAATTAGAAAGGAAAAATTTTAAACCACAAAAGACGCATAAGCTAAATGGAAAAATTTAGCCTCTAAAAGAGCAAAAAAAGTTCGCGCAAAAGTTCAAAAAAGAAAAGTACTCTTGCTAAGTGAAACGCCTTTGCGGCCGAAGTTTTCAAGTTTCAAATTAAACTCTTCGCGACCGTTGCGGTAAAATAGAACCACAAATCCACAAAAGCTGAACGGAAAATTAGCCTTTAAAAGCACAAAAAAATTAAAAAAACCAAAAAACAAATCGATATGAAAAAACAAGAACAAATCCAGCAATTGGAAAAAGAATGGCTGGAAAGCCCAAGATGGACTGGAATTAAAAGACCGTATTCCGCAGAAAAAGTGCTGAAACTGCGCGGAACTTACAAACTCGATTACACCATCGCAAAACTGATGTCGGAAAAATTGTGGGATAAACTAAATTCTCAGGATTTTGTCGCCGGTCTCGGCGCTTTAACCGGAAATCAGGCGGTTCAGGAAGTTGACGCAGGTTTAGAAGCCATTTATCTTTCCGGCTGGCAAGTTGCCGCGGACGCCAATTTAAGCGGCGAAATGTATCCCGACCAAAGTTTGTATCCCGCGAATTCAGTGCCGTCCGTGGTTAAACGAATCAACAGTGCTTTGTTGCGCGCGGATCAAATTCAGTCTGTAAATGATATTAATGAAGCAAACCGCAAAGAATATCTGGTGCCAATCGTCGCCGATGCTGAAGCTGGTTTTGGCGGAAACCTAAATGCTTTTGAACTCATGAAGCAGATGATTGAAGCAGGCGCGGCGGGCGTTCATTTCGAAGATCAGCTGTCTTCCGCGAAAAAATGTGGTCATTTGGGTGGGAAAGTATTGGTGCCGACTCAGGAAGCCGTTAATAAACTGATTGCGGCGCGCCTGGCAGCCGATGTTTGCGGCGTTCCAACGGTTTTGGTAGCGCGTACAGATGCTGATGCTGCAGATTTGCTGACTTCCGATATCGATGAACGCGACAGAAAATTTGTGACAGGAAAAAGAACTTCCGAAGGATTTTACGAAGTGAAAAACGGAGTAGAGCAGGGCATTGACCGAGGTTTGGCGTATGCGAATTATGCTGATTTAATTTGGATGGAAACTTCAAATCCGGATTTGGATTACGCCCGAAAATTCGCGGAAGGAATTCACGCAAAATTCCCGGGAAAAATGCTGGCGTATAACTGTTCACCATCTTTTAACTGGGCAGCTAAATTATCTGTAGCTGAAATGGAAACTTTCCGCGAAGAACTCGCCGCGATGGGCTATAAGTTCCAGTTTATTACTTTGGCAGGCTTCCACGCTCTGAATACTTCCATGTTTGAATTGGCTTTAGCCTACAAAAAACGTGGAATGGCAGGTTACAGCGAGCTTCAGGAAAGAGAATTTGCGCTCCAGAAAGAAGGTTTCCGGGCGGTAAAACATCAGAATTTCGTGGGAACCTCCTACTTTGATGAAGTGCAAACCGTGGTAACCGAAGGAAATTCCTCTACCACAGCATTGGCGGGCTCTACTGAAGCGGAGCAGTTTCATTAAACAAAACACATCGTCATATTTCAAATTTGATAAATTCCTGCTTTTAGGCGGGAATTTTTCTTTTGGCGTGTCTTAGCAGCCGCATTTTCCGATGGCGAAAGACCGCGCTTTCCGTTGCAATCTTTTTTGAGACAAAAAAGGATTTCCACTGCAATCGCTCACGCAGGTTGCGCTCTTTACCAAAGTTTTACCAAATTAAAGATTTTACCACCTTATAAGTGCAATTTCATTATTCGTTACAAAAAGTTGAAACTTTCTTTATCTTTGCAAAATGATACGAATCACCAAGATTTTCACTTTCGAAACCGCGCATGTTCTTTATAATTATGATGGTAAATGCAAAAATATGCACGGCCATTCTTACAAACTTTTCGTGACGGTAAAGGGAAATCCGATCGACAATTTAGATGACCCAAAAAACGGAATGGTCGTAGATTTTGGCGATATTAAAAAAATTGTAAAATCAGAAATTCTTTC encodes the following:
- the aceA gene encoding isocitrate lyase — translated: MKKQEQIQQLEKEWLESPRWTGIKRPYSAEKVLKLRGTYKLDYTIAKLMSEKLWDKLNSQDFVAGLGALTGNQAVQEVDAGLEAIYLSGWQVAADANLSGEMYPDQSLYPANSVPSVVKRINSALLRADQIQSVNDINEANRKEYLVPIVADAEAGFGGNLNAFELMKQMIEAGAAGVHFEDQLSSAKKCGHLGGKVLVPTQEAVNKLIAARLAADVCGVPTVLVARTDADAADLLTSDIDERDRKFVTGKRTSEGFYEVKNGVEQGIDRGLAYANYADLIWMETSNPDLDYARKFAEGIHAKFPGKMLAYNCSPSFNWAAKLSVAEMETFREELAAMGYKFQFITLAGFHALNTSMFELALAYKKRGMAGYSELQEREFALQKEGFRAVKHQNFVGTSYFDEVQTVVTEGNSSTTALAGSTEAEQFH
- the aceB gene encoding malate synthase A, whose protein sequence is METVTTFKIVAKEKYEDIFSPQLKHFLTELHTNFNAERIALLEARKMKQVEFDHHQLPHFLPETEAIRNRNWVCNPLPADLLDRRVEITGPVDRKMVINALNSGASTFMADFEDSNSPTWKNCMEGQQNLSDAINGTITFENENGKKYELGENLATLLVRPRGLHLTEKNIEFNLEKASASLIDFGIFFFRNAKKLIEKGSGPYFYLPKLEYYLEARWWNEVFKFSQNYLEIPQGTIKATVLIETITASFQLDEILFELKEHSSGLNCGRWDYIFSYIKKFRNLPEILVPDRDQVTMTSPFMSAYSKRVIQVCHKRNVHAMGGMAAQIPVKNNEEENEIAYAKVRADKEREVKNGHDGTWVAHPGLVPLAKKIFDELMPTPNQIDKKFEDYQISERDLLEIPKGTITEKGVRKNINVGILYIESWLMGVGAAALYNLMEDAATAEISRTQIWQWLKNKAQLEDGRTLTRDLVLSWQEEELVKIKNYVGEERFKNGKFPLATELFNDLIFNEDFEEFLTFKAYEYLE